Part of the Pyricularia oryzae 70-15 chromosome 3, whole genome shotgun sequence genome, TGGGGTAGTCATCAAGGAGCGTGGGCCCGGCGGCGAGCGATGGAAGGAGGGCGTGAGGAGGGCGCGCTGGGCACTCAAGAGTGGTGAGGCCTGGAGGCAGTGGCAGGCATTTGTCAAGGTGACTAACAGCATAAGCCGTTGAAACTGGATTCCCTACCCGCAAAGCAGTAGAATTTCCTTGGCCATTTTAAATGTGATATACCCATGGAACCTCTTTTAAGGGGGACAAAAAAGGCACTGTAATGAGTGGAATAAAAAGTGTGATGATCAGATATCTGCTGTGTATCTAAATGGTCTTCCAAGGTAGAAAGAAGACTATTTGTTTTCGCGCCCATGACCAgataccgaaaaaaaaacatgcgcTTTTATTTCACCCGCGGGATGCTGCTAACCAATACATGCTGGGCAGCTGAATCCATAACTCGAATGACCGGTTGAATCACGTCTAGACTCAAGCGCTATTGCCCCTATAGAACGCCACCTACGAAATCGAGGTAATGTGTCAGCGCAAAACGAAAACCACACAAATCCTTGGCCGTCATCCTTTGGTCCATGACGAGTCCTCTTGCCGTACTGGGGCTATCAGAATTTTGACAGGACCGCCTTGACTATGCCCTTGACGATTGGACGGCCCTCAATGCCAGTCTCGCGGATTGTACCGCGGCGAGCCTCCTGCTGTCCGTCGATCCAAAGAGCCAGCATATCGTTGCTCTCCTTGGGAGGCACCGTGTTGTCCAGAGTACCGATCGTGATGTGCGGAACCCTGTTTATACACTTCCACTTGTCGTCTTTGTCGATTATGCGCACCACAATCGCCATGAGCCTGTCGTCAAAGACCACGCGCTCAAgttggacgtcgcattcaCCCAGGCTGGGGGTTTCCGCAGCCCTGAATACGATGCCCTTTGACTTGGCATCATCGTGAGCCACCTTCAAGGTCTGAGTATACCTTGTCCAAAGCTCTTGGTTCTCTGGGCTGGTCTTTGCTCCGGATTTATGCATCAGCGTTACATGGAAAGCCGGCTGGATCCGGCGCTGCTGCTTCAGGTATCCATACATGCGGCCTACCTCGGGGGAGGCATCCTTGAAGGCATCCTCGAGGGCGGCCAGGACGGCCTGCGACGGGATATCAATTGACATGTACTCAATACCACCCTTGTTGTTGTTAGCAGCTGCGGGCAGAACTGCCAGCTGCTCTAACTTGGGATCATATGCGAGTGCAGTATCGATCGCTTTGTCCATCTCCTCTCCCGTGGGGACGCGAGGGAGAAGGTTTGGGTAAAACTGGTGTAATTTGGAAATCACTACCTCCAGATTCGTCCGACTGCCGGCGAGAGGGTTTAGACCGATGGCAGCAGAAAAGTCTGCATCGGGTTTGCTGAAGGCGCTGTATGGCTCCAATCCATCCAGGAAGCCGTTCATGATGTCCATGACCTTTGCTTTGCCGAGCTCCTGCACCTTGATGTTCTGGTGGTTGTCGCCACGCTGGAAAACGCGCTCGTATGTCAGCTTGCGGACTTCCATGCTGTTGTCGTGGTCGAAATGAAGCGCCACCAGCTTCGCTGCGGGCAGCATATTCTTGACGTCGCCCAGGATTTGTGTCCTCTCACGACGCCATGCGTTGTTGCGGTCCGCGATGACAACCCTCTTTGTCTTTAGTTGTTCCAGCACATTCCTGGTAAATATAGCCGGCCTTCCCTTTTTCTGTGTTATGCTGTCGTTTTGGAAATGGCCGAACGCTTCAGGGAAGAGGGTCCTCAAGGCGACGGCAATTGTTGTCTTTCCACATCCAATGGTGGCAATCGGAACGAGGATCACGTTGCCAACGACCGAGTTGTCTGGCTCCGGCTCGTTAGTGGCGACATCCCGATCGAGATTGGCAGCATCGGAACCCTTCATGTTCTTGTATTTCAGAAAATCGTCACGAAGGGCAATGATGCCGTGGTTTTGGTTATAGGCCTTTGCGAGGCTGGAGTCCTCTGCCAGGCGTGTCTTTGCGTAGTACAGGTACTCCTCTGTGATTTTCTTGTGTTTCCTGATCTTGGGGGCGTGGCCGGCAATGAGAGCCTTGGTACACTCTCGCCACTGCCTGTACATAAGATAAGGCTCTTCAAACTTGTACTTGAAGAACCAATCCGAGTATGTTCCAGGGTCGGTATTAGGCCGGTCCTTCAGCTTGCAGCGGATAACAAAGCCCTCGACGTCTCGGCCGCCGTAGGCTCCAGTTTCTGCTACGTCTTCTAAGAACGTTTTGACCTCTTTAATGTTGTCCATTATGAGCAACCCGGTCTGTTTGAAGCCCCAGTCGTCGGCAAACGAGTTGACTGCGGGGCCTGGATATGTCATGAAGTAGGGCTGGTTCACGTTGATGCCGTGAAGATACAAGCCGGCTTTATCGGGGCCATAAGCCAAGATGTGCTCCTCAAAGCTGTCGTCGCAAAGTTCGGCGATAGCGGTGGCATTGCGCTCCCTCAGCTCCCGCGCAAGGTCCGCCCTAGTCTTGCCAATCTTGGCCAGCTGCTTGTCGAGAGCCTTTTCACCGGCGTTGGCGTGGCTGATTTCAATATCACCGCGTGCACCAGTGGAATGCTTTGAGCATACCAACAGGGTGTCATCGTGAAGGCCTGAGATGAAAATGATGCAGCCGTTTTCCTTCAGACTGAGCTCGTAAGGACCCTTGCTGTTCTTGATGATATTTTCCCAGTTCGTTTCCGGCACCTCGCCGACGTTGAAGAACTTGTCATAACCTCTGACGGCAATTTCTGGTACATTATTTGGGAGGCGCGTGGTGAAGAGGCCACGGGCATATGTAGGCAGCCCAGGTTTCTTGTAGTCCCAGTCCTGTAGCTTCCAGGAATCTACAGTGACCTTGGAAGGAGAACCAGTAACGGCAAACTTGGTCTTCTTGATACGGAAACGACCCTTGGCGCCACCCTTTGTATGCTCATCGAGCACGCGGACCATCTCTGCGATGACAGCGGGGTCCTGAGGTTCATATGGCATCACCATATTTGGCATGCCATCTGAGGCGGCTGCCTTGTTCCCGAGGGAGCCAGGCCCTTGGGCATCGGTGGCCATGCTTGACTTTGACGAGAAGTGACGCGCAGAACTAGGGGTGTTGGTCCGTTTGCGTGGTAGTGATAGTAGCTCTTTACGGTTACCAAAACTAGTCGTAGTGGAGGGGCAACAAgtgctgcggctgcgggtTTGGGTGGGGCCGTGGATGATGTCTGCAACGGCAGTAGACAGAATAATTTGATCGAGTCGCTGGCTCTTGTTTTGACTGGCCACTGTTGTCAGTGACGAGTTGATTGGACGCGATggaggaaaataaaaaaatagatCGACGGCGCAGGGACAACGACATGCGGGCCTTGGGCTGCATTTAACAGCAAACAACAGCCTTTGCGACATTGACTTTGTCGCCGCGGTATGGCGGCAAGAGGCTGCTAAATAATTTGTTTCTACTagatagaactagaactagctaATAGTACGTGGTTTGGACATGTTTTCAGCATCAGCGTGCGGGATGTAAGCACCTGCCGCAGCGATAGTGACTCAAAATCCAGGGCGGCCGCCTTGATGGGCTCGTTTGTTGCACCGGTAAACGGATTAATTTGAATGCTTCAGTTGGCGTTGGTAGTCATCATGATCAATTCTGAGGCACGCCACACTCGGGTGACCCGCTCAGCCCTGGGACATCAGCGCGTTGCGGGTGCACGGTACAAAGATGATTGATTCCAGGTTACATTCGCACTTCAAATCCTTGGATCCGCTGCAAGGATGTCTTTTTTGAGGTTTGCTCGGGAATTACTATGTAGGAAGGAACAGAAACTTCGAAACGCCCCTTGCCCTCGCATTGTCTTTCCTTGCATGCGCGCTCAACGCGGAAATCAATAAGGGGACAACCGACCGAACGAAAGCCTCCCCTCATGCATGTCTTTTCTGTCTACCTGCCAAAAATAGTCGCTTTGGCTAGCGTGATCTTGTCATTATCACTCCATGCCAGGTGTATCTAATATAACTTACTCAACTTCTCAATGCCATGGGGGAAAACACATCGTTGAGGTAGCATTGTAGCTGGGCATGGGGCTAAGGGGACTCGCAACAACCTTACCGGTACTGTTCTATCCATCAACTGGAGCATTAATTACGTGAGCAAAGTTTGCAGCCTCGATCACTGCATCACACTGCCACACTACCCCAGCTTCGCAGGTTGGCGCGCAGGAGCTGAATCATCCAACAGAACCAAGCCaaagtataaaaaaaaaaaaaaccacctcACCAAAGATATCACGTTTTTTTGACTgacttgttttttt contains:
- a CDS encoding tRNA ligase, with the protein product MSQRLLFAVKCSPRPACRCPCAVDLFFYFPPSRPINSSLTTVASQNKSQRLDQIILSTAVADIIHGPTQTRSRSTCCPSTTTSFGNRKELLSLPRKRTNTPSSARHFSSKSSMATDAQGPGSLGNKAAASDGMPNMVMPYEPQDPAVIAEMVRVLDEHTKGGAKGRFRIKKTKFAVTGSPSKVTVDSWKLQDWDYKKPGLPTYARGLFTTRLPNNVPEIAVRGYDKFFNVGEVPETNWENIIKNSKGPYELSLKENGCIIFISGLHDDTLLVCSKHSTGARGDIEISHANAGEKALDKQLAKIGKTRADLARELRERNATAIAELCDDSFEEHILAYGPDKAGLYLHGINVNQPYFMTYPGPAVNSFADDWGFKQTGLLIMDNIKEVKTFLEDVAETGAYGGRDVEGFVIRCKLKDRPNTDPGTYSDWFFKYKFEEPYLMYRQWRECTKALIAGHAPKIRKHKKITEEYLYYAKTRLAEDSSLAKAYNQNHGIIALRDDFLKYKNMKGSDAANLDRDVATNEPEPDNSVVGNVILVPIATIGCGKTTIAVALRTLFPEAFGHFQNDSITQKKGRPAIFTRNVLEQLKTKRVVIADRNNAWRRERTQILGDVKNMLPAAKLVALHFDHDNSMEVRKLTYERVFQRGDNHQNIKVQELGKAKVMDIMNGFLDGLEPYSAFSKPDADFSAAIGLNPLAGSRTNLEVVISKLHQFYPNLLPRVPTGEEMDKAIDTALAYDPKLEQLAVLPAAANNNKGGIEYMSIDIPSQAVLAALEDAFKDASPEVGRMYGYLKQQRRIQPAFHVTLMHKSGAKTSPENQELWTRYTQTLKVAHDDAKSKGIVFRAAETPSLGECDVQLERVVFDDRLMAIVVRIIDKDDKWKCINRVPHITIGTLDNTVPPKESNDMLALWIDGQQEARRGTIRETGIEGRPIVKGIVKAVLSKF